A genomic region of Zea mays cultivar B73 chromosome 6, Zm-B73-REFERENCE-NAM-5.0, whole genome shotgun sequence contains the following coding sequences:
- the LOC100193465 gene encoding S-adenosyl-L-methionine-dependent methyltransferase superfamily protein has product MSVAVLRVRAMELLARPAAAASSSCARPSLQLPAPGTSRPRRPGFPTLRAAAAAAAAIAAEPQSNEQQNIIMETEVFACPVCYEPLMRKGPPGINLPAIYRSGFKCSKCNKSFTSKDIFLDLTVTAGTKEYSEQKPARTELFRSPLVSFLYERGWRQNFNRSGFPGLDEEFQMAQDYFQPIAGGILLDVSCGSGLFTRKFAKSGTYSAVIALDFSENMLRQCYEFIKQDDSLLNVNLALVRADISRLPFASCSVDAIHAGAAIHCWPSPSNAVAEISRVLRPGGVFVGTTFLSSPRNNPFSVEALRPLRQIVGPVNTSYNYFTEGELEDLCKSCGLVNYSSNVQRSFIMFSGQKPY; this is encoded by the exons ATGTCGGTCGCTGTGCTGCGAGTGCGAGCCATGGAGCTACTGGCACGACCCGCAGCGGCAGCGTCGTCCTCCTGCGCGCGACCCTCGCTACAGCTCCCCGCCCCGGGCACATCCCGTCCCCGTCGGCCCGGGTTCCCTACTCTCCGCGCAGctgcggcggcagcggcggcgatcGCCGCGGAGCCG CAATCGAACGAGCAGCAGAATATCATTATGGAAACTGAGGTGTTTGCCTGCCCTGTCTGCTACGAGCCATTGATGAGAAAAGGGCCACCAGGCATAAACTT GCCAGCAATTTATAGGTCGGGATTCAAGTGTTCAAAGTGCAACAAGTCATTTACCAGCAAAGACATCTTCCTGGACCTCACTGTAACTGCAGGGACAAAAGAATATAGCGAACAGAAGCCCGCTAGAACTGAGCTGTTCAGGAGTCCACTTGTCTCATTTCTTTATGAGAGAGGGTGGCGACAAAACTTTAATCGGAGTGGTTTCCCTGGTCTTGACGAAGAG TTTCAAATGGCTCAAGACTATTTTCAACCCATTGCTGGTGGTATCCTTCTTGATGTCAGCTGTGGCAGTGGCTTGTTTACTAGGAAGTTTGCAAAGTCTGGGACATACTCAGCTGTGATCGCTTTGGACTTCTCTGAGAATATGCTCCGCCAATGCTATGAATTCATTAAGCAAGATGATTCTCTCCTCAATGT GAATCTCGCACTCGTGAGAGCAGATATTTCGAGGCTCCCTTTTGCTTCTTGTTCAGTAGATGCCATTCATGCTGGAGCGGCTATCCATTGTTGGCCCTCACCCTCTAATGCG GTAGCTGAAATAAGCCGCGTCCTGAGGCCTGGTGGAGTGTTTGTGGGAACCACCTTCTTATCCTCTCCCAGGAACAACCCATTCTCTGTTGAAGCACTAAGGCCACTTAGACAG ATTGTTGGACCAGTTAACACCAGCTACAACTATTTTACTGAAGGAGAGCTAGAAGACTTGTGCAAATCCTGTGGCCTTGTCAACTACAGCAGCAATGTTCAGAGGTCATTTATCATGTTCTCCGGGCAAAAGCCATACTGA